The Medicago truncatula cultivar Jemalong A17 chromosome 7, MtrunA17r5.0-ANR, whole genome shotgun sequence genome includes the window AGCTTCTAGCGGATATACCCTATGGCTCTAAGTCAGATATCTGGTCTTTGGGTAAAATAGATTTATTTTGCACTACGTTCAAtccctctttcttttgctcGTCTTACTTTAGTTGCATATGTAATTTGTTATATGACTTGTAATATTTGCCAGGATGCTGTGTTTACGAAATGGCTGCTCACAGGCCAGCTTTTAAAGCTTTTGTAAGTCAATATTTTAAGCTTTTTTATTCACAGTTCTTAAACAACTGAAATGTTAAcagcaaaaaattaaaatttcatgtaGTAGATTTACTGGTTTTGTAGTAGTTCATTTGTAACCAGTAACTTTTAACTTTTGGATCATAAACATTCATAATGGTGCCTGAGACTTTGAATTGTATTATTTTGGAAATTCTCATTCTTTTATGATGGATTATCGACTTTCAGTACTTCACATTTCTAAAGCTTGGAGCACAACattaatcattttatttatttatatcttcGTGTGTGTTTTCTTTATCTGGACAGGACATACAAGCTTTGATTCACAAAATAAACAAGTCTATTGTATCTCCACTGCCAACTATGTACTCTAGTGCTTTGTGAGTCCTTTGTTCCATAAAAATATTACGTTATTAtcgaataatattttttccctGCTTTATTCAACTGATATTGTAGTGCCCATATGACCATTCATACTAAATTTGATAAGGGTCAATGGTTGGCTTATGCGAGTATGCATACATGCAGATATTGAACAGAATTTATAATGACCATCATATCCATACATTCATTCATTGTTTATCAAACCTACATCAGATTTTATGTCCACCCTGATGTGCTTCTAAATTTTATTGTGGCGTCTGCATATCTTGTCAATTCTCTTTCTTGGTCATTTAATCTtttatatcataatttttttacactgAAGTTATGTATCTCGGTGAATGACATAGTTGTGTAGCTTATTGTGAtatatttcttctttctttcagcCGAGGGCTTGTCAAAAGTATGCTGCGGAAAAATCCAGAGCTAAGGCCAACTGTGAGTTTTATCTTTGTGTATTCTTTGCATTTATCAAGACATGATCAATAGATATCAACTAGTCATGGTAGTTTCTGATTGTCAGTGATGGTTATGGGTCAGATGTCATAGTTTGATTAGATGCAGATTTCAATTTTCTGCTCTCATGTTTTCActtccatttttaaaaattattttaccttTTAGTTTTCCTCATTATGTGTTGTAAGACAGAAATTCTACTTGATATGGTCTCAAACTTCATATACTCTGATACGAAGACATGTATTTTTTTCTGTTTACAATCACACTCCTTAATGCAATTCATATACTCTGATATGGTCTCAAACTAAAACGACATTCTTTTcctaaaaaatgtgaaaatataaattgtaaGGTTGCCACTTTCCACAGTATTTAAGGGGAAGAGCATGCAATTAGAAAGAGGGGGGAATTTTCTGACCATGCATGAGTAAACAAAAgtgaaataaattttgttgataaATTAAAGCCTCTGGCATGTGTGCCAGTGCTAGAGTGCATGTCAAAAGCCAAGACCCTATTTATTAGGACTATTTGTTTAGATCTATAAGTCATTAATGCCAATGTTCATTATTCTCTTTTTGTGCTGATTAAATATAATAGAGTTTTAATTTGTTGCTGTTGTCTTCGAAGTTGTCACTGTTTTAAGTTTGGCTCTTCATTTTCTTGAGGCGAACATTTTAAAAGTcgaaacacatgtgaaggtttTCTTAAGTCAAGCAAATgtctatatattatatatatatttatgtgaaACATTGCTATATTTGCAAATTAAAGTGTTTGCTGaagttttctttgttcttttagTAACCCTCACATGACTAGTAGTATATGCAAAATTTGCATAAAGTAAACTTGCTAACtttatttttgtgtatatattCGAAACAACTTAAGCTAAGTGTGTTTTAACAGGCTGGAGAGTTACTAAATCATCCACATCTGCAGCCTTACATTCTTAAAATTCACCAAAAATTAAATAGCCCCAGAAGAAGTGCTTTTCCGCTCCAATGGCCCGATTCAAACTATGGTAGGAGAACTCGATTTATGGAGCCGGAATCTGTTTCTACTCTTTCTGACCAAGACAGATACCTGTCACTAAACAATCACAGGGCCTTGAATCCTAGTATTTCTGGAACTGAACAAAGTTCTCAATATTCTATGCAAAGAGGTCAAGGATTATCCACTTGTTCAGAAGAGAAGCTCTACAACTTATCTGCTGGTGGTGTCCGTGATTACTGCAATACTAACAAATCAAAAGCCATAAAGTCCTCAACTGGTGAGAGAACACCAAGACTTAGAATAGCTAAGGATTCTTCCGCTGCCAGAAGGCAGACACCGCCACCACCAAAGATCCATGTTACTGGTCCAAAGCGTGAATCGGTAAGTTTATCCTCTCTATGGCTCAATATTATCAATTCTCTTTATACCTTTGACAtttgaatttatatttatatcatgATACATTTAGGCAGGGTGAGTGCTGCATGTAGGTTCGAATATAGAAACTGCTTAAAACTTATGTTAGCCAAGATTATGCTGATGAGATTGGATCAAATGTCAAACTTCATTCGATAATAACCTTCTATTGACTTCTATTAGAGCATAATTGGTGGTGATATTTACAATGTATTACTTCATGAAGAGAGTTTCACATGTTACAAGATAATCGATGgctgttttattgattttagtgTCTGTTAATCGTTTCAGCTTCCGGTACCTCGAGCACCATCGGGTAAGTCTGCCATGCCAACTCGGAGAGCATCCCTTCCGCTTCACACAAGAGGAAGGAACACAACAAGCTTCTACACCAATGTTGATTACGCAGACTCTCCAAATGTTTCTGTTGATGCACCTCAGATTGACAAGATGGCAGAATTCTCAACAGCCTCTTATGAGGATCCATTCTTCCATGTCATTCGAAGATCATCAACAGCATCAGCCAAACACTCTTCTACCTCAACAGGGAGTGCTGATTGCACAATCACAAAGGACAAGTGTACAATCCTGGTGGACAAAAAAGTTACTGTCCCCACCAGCATCACTGATGCTGGCACTGATGTTCGATTTCCAAAGGGCAGTGCCAGTGAATGCTCTAACTATGTTACAACCGGTGTTTCAAGCCGTTCCTCATCCGAGTCACGTCAGCATCGGTTTGACACATCATCGTACCAGCAACGTGCTGAGGCATTGGAGGGGCTGCTAGAGTTCAGTTCTAGACTGCTACAACAACATAGGTTTGACGAGCTTGGTGTATTGCTGAAGCCATTTGGGCCTGAGAAGGTTTCTCCAAGGGAAACAGCTATTTGGTTGGCCAAGAGCTTTAAACAAAACAGTGATCTAAGGTTTCCTCATACACTTGCATGACCAATTCCATTGGATAATGTACATTAATGTTGTGCTATATTGGAttggttttgattatttgcGTTGGCATTTTCCATAAGATGTACATTATTCTGGTAACGAGTATGCTTTATATGGAATAATACTGCACATCAATTGTAAGATTGATTCACACACTGACGGTTCCTACAAAAAATACAACCGGTTCATCttgtttttttacatatttatgtTTTGTTCCTGTCCGTAGACCGAGTGATCACCACATTGAGCTAAATACACCCCCATCCCCCGTCCACACACACCCCACTGTTTTTTAGAAACTGTTGGGGATCATCACATATAGGCTAAGAGTAACAAcatatcaatattttaataCATCCATGACTAGTTATGTATGTGTATGTAAtactaaccatttttttttttaattagaagtTAACCATTGAAGGGTTAATTtatagactattacttttcccaccctatgtctttcctcgcgcgccctatttttttttcaattttacccttggtccggatttcgttttccggatggtattgttagaattttgcagatgtttccGGATTTGAAAATCTGGAATAATATTTTACCAGaagttttgcaattttaatcttcaaaattcgtaaaataaaatgcaaataaaataaaaaacagaaataaaaagacacaaacataaaaataactgattttattaatatatgaacaatacattacaataattttcaagctttttaagcttattacataataTCATAAATCTATTTCTACTCTTAACTTATTACATAAGCAATACCGGTGGCTCCAGCCACCGGTGGAGAGGAAAGAGGGGGGAGGAAAGAAGATGGTGGGGAAGAAGAAATCAATGCTGCCTAATAGGACATACCAGCTGCTTTGGTGTTGGTGGGGAGACAGAGGGGGCACATGGGCCTTTAGGGAACAAGAGACCATGATGGTCAACATGACACCCAGGCAAACCAACCTCACACCCAGACTGACCCCTTCCCTATTGACCGATCATATGACCCTTGATGGATTTCCAAATAGGCCTCTTTGTATGAAAggctgtcataccccaaatttggaccatttaaaatcttttttgtccatattttgaAATAGTCCACATTCTCTTCTAttcgttttttttaccatttaaaactcgcgtttttcttctttaatcatttaaaaacttttatctgcatttttataactttttgagCGCATTTTATAGTCTTGTTAGTCATAATaatcaagtcattttaaaaggtttaatcatattttaaaaatcacgtccttttaatcatttcagacaaaatttcggcagggaggatactttgaagtacctcatgtcagatttcgaaaggatttttttttattattattaattaatattttatttttattttatttgtcattttttatttttctgttttttgtttcttattatttttatttgttaagtctttatccccaagtctccaacaggggtattttggtctttgatgtgtaccagagccaaccctattttgtcactataagTACACTGTCCAATCATTGGAGAGAGGAGGCTGCACTGTTCACACACTGACACACCAATCATCCGCACAGTCAAAGTCacaaaccctaacttctttATCTTTCATGATATTCCAGATCTAAACCCCAATTTCTCATGAACAACACAAGAacatcatagcaattttaccaTAAAATTCCAGAATCTTTCAAAACCAAATCACTAACCAAACACAAATTCATAATCACAAAAAATGATTTCGTTTTCAAAGCAACAAATTCTCAACAGTAGAATTCGAATCTTCCGTATACTATAACAAACTCAACATTACAAATCCATTGCTACTATTCATAACACCGTAAACCGAATCGAAACCGACGAAAAGGAGAAGCGAATCGGAGCCGGTTTCGAACCTTCAAGGACGAACTGGAGAGGAATCCGAAACGATCTAAAAGGAGAAGGTTCAACAAAGCCGAGACACAAAGGAGCAGATCGGAGTTCAAGTAAGCGAATCGGAGAAGAGGACGAGAAATCCAAAACGGATCAGAACCGCACAGAGGAGGTAAGAAGgtaattttcttttacttttaggTCTAGATCTAGGCCGACTGgtgttctattttaaaattctaagtTCGGATTCGGACTCTATACAAAAAAGGATTTCTAGaggtatattttgttttgaaaaaaaaggagtttaaaactccggcgcggtggtgccaccaccggccaccgcgccggaaaatttatctcgccggagaagaagaagtAGGGGGCGCTGTCATTTTAGTGTGAGAGGGAgaactcaaattttttttttagagagatgtTTTATGGTTTGAAATGAGTTAAAAACCTGTAGCCTTGCTTTTATACTACCTTTCAATTCTGTGCGCTGCTTTCTTGCTACTACACTGTGTGCTTTACTTTTtaaccgttggatcttagatcctatggctgtgatgagatcttgggattcagatctggacctctggattaaTCCAACtgtccagaattaatcctgctgagccaaactttgtttttatttgtcttttcatttttttaatacttttactccattttcttgatattttaacacttcaaaattctaaaaaatgtttttccatCATTTTAACCTCCAAGTCTTAAAATccattttacttgttttttcttGGCTCATTCCTTCCCTTGtttcttaattcttgcttattgtgtctttatatatgatatttttatttgttacttGCTAGTTTTACATGTCATCTCTTAATTTCTTGTCTATTATTTGTTTCCAcatgttcattttaatttttgctcatttcATCTCAATATTTTCTTATGCTCACTAACGatttaatctttgttttgaatcatagcatgcacatttaattttctcatcattttattttgtcatcgacttagtgtgtataaataggaaattgatgtaagttttatttcttgcattttattttggcataaaggccttagggttgtatttaggaattgatgtaataatgtaggtaacacaagcaccgacacttgcaccgacactaccacaatttatttaccgctttccgctcgtttttctacgacgttacgttagttttcaccgttagtttagaaaaatcattttctcaaaaaaaaatcaaatatgcaaaacttcaaaatcattttcttaataacgtttttcctttattttcttaatcaaactctcaatcaattttaattcaacttcaatcattttcaaaatttaaaatcaatcaacctcactcatttcttttatctcatgccttgaggcctctttctcttcttaaaaccattttcaagaaaatcttaaaatcaacctaacccaccaaagaaattttttagtggaactacgtcggttttgatccctttcccaaaagggtacgtaggcagaggacttgtc containing:
- the LOC25499156 gene encoding serine/threonine-protein kinase Nek4; this encodes MEQYEVLEQIGKGAFGCALLVRHKHEKKKYVLKKIRLARQTDRTRRSAHQEMELISKVRNPFIVEYKDSWVEKGCFVCIIIGYCEGGDMAETVKKANGVNFPEEKLCKWLVQLLMALDYLHVNHILHRDVKCSNIFLTKNQDIRLGDFGLAKLLTSDDLASSIVGTPSYMCPELLADIPYGSKSDIWSLGCCVYEMAAHRPAFKAFDIQALIHKINKSIVSPLPTMYSSAFRGLVKSMLRKNPELRPTAGELLNHPHLQPYILKIHQKLNSPRRSAFPLQWPDSNYGRRTRFMEPESVSTLSDQDRYLSLNNHRALNPSISGTEQSSQYSMQRGQGLSTCSEEKLYNLSAGGVRDYCNTNKSKAIKSSTGERTPRLRIAKDSSAARRQTPPPPKIHVTGPKRESLPVPRAPSGKSAMPTRRASLPLHTRGRNTTSFYTNVDYADSPNVSVDAPQIDKMAEFSTASYEDPFFHVIRRSSTASAKHSSTSTGSADCTITKDKCTILVDKKVTVPTSITDAGTDVRFPKGSASECSNYVTTGVSSRSSSESRQHRFDTSSYQQRAEALEGLLEFSSRLLQQHRFDELGVLLKPFGPEKVSPRETAIWLAKSFKQNSDLRFPHTLA